The Amaranthus tricolor cultivar Red isolate AtriRed21 chromosome 6, ASM2621246v1, whole genome shotgun sequence genome has a segment encoding these proteins:
- the LOC130815418 gene encoding FCS-Like Zinc finger 14-like encodes MLGKRSRPAIGKLAGVLKSGIVDSITSPRSPLDCKVLQSPRRLKNYCIDQKGGGVGLGIIVALDNKSSGSTKNDVGSCGGEILAKYAICSQNWSRWNPINVKNPSYVQNDEKNLCIEDEMLEEEFTYVTCHGANKSTTRVRVYYCGNEFAHQPKVCDKISVFNISSPAKFSDDFCDSESDFLSSCYLCKKGLHGKDIYMYRGEKAFCSEECRQRQIMNDERKDKCRSEASRSVELSSSPYGYANTPRGQIFSTGIVAI; translated from the exons atgTTGGGAAAGCGATCCCGACCAGCAATCGGAAAGCTAGCCGGAGTGCTAAAATCAGGGATCGTGGACTCGATAACGAGTCCACGTAGTCCCTTAGATTGTAAGGTGTTGCAATCCCCAAGAAGGTTAAAAAACTATTGTATTGATCAAAAAGGAGGTGGTGTTGGGTTAGGCATAATTGTAGCCCTAGACAACAAGTCTAGTGGTAGTACTAAGAATGATGTTGGTTCATGTGGTGGTGAAATTCTAGCCAAATATGCTATTTGTAGCCAAAATTGGAGCCGTTGGAATCCAATTAATGTTAAGAATCCATCGTATGTGCAAAATGATGAGAAAAATTTATGCATTGAAGATGAAATGTTGGAAGAAGAATTCACTTATGTTACATGTCATGGAGCAAATAAATCTACtactagggttagggtttattATTGTGGAAATGAATTTGCCCATCAACCTAAAGTTTGCGacaaaataagtgtttttaacATCTCTTCTCCTGCAAAATTTTCAGATGATTTTTGTGATTCTGAATCTGATTTCCTTAGTTCATGTTACTTGTGTAAGAAAGGTCTTCATGGCAAGGATATTTACATGTATAG GGGGGAAAAGGCATTTTGTAGTGAAGAATGCAGGCAAAGacaaataatgaatgatgaaaggAAAGATAAATGCAGATCAGAAGCTTCTAGATCTGTGGAACTTTCATCTTCACCATATGGTTATGCTAATACTCCTAGAGGCCAGATCTTCTCAACTGGGATTGTAGCTATTTGA